The following are encoded in a window of Candidatus Fluviicola riflensis genomic DNA:
- a CDS encoding carnitine dehydratase, which produces MFESLKVIELATVLAGPAVGMFFAELGAEVIKIEHPSLPDVTRSWKLPSENDQDPVSAYFSSVNYRKQYQKIDLTSPEGTAEIRALIKTADILLLNFKKGDDIKFGLTSDEILAINPQILIGKITGFGDDSDRVAYDLILQAESGLMSMNGTPESGPVKMPVAFIDVLAAHHLKEGLLVALIERQISGKGREVSVSLYDAAVSSLVNQASNYLMEGQVPQRIGSLHPNIAPYGELFTTDDQKQVTFAIGSNRHFEGLCTFLGLPELITDERFSANVHRVKNRTALFEILQPVILQFASENLNQAMLAQHIPFGIIRSLDEVFTDPVAQSLVRTEVIDGKTTKRVTSIAFKRHGN; this is translated from the coding sequence ATGTTTGAATCGCTGAAAGTAATAGAGTTGGCAACCGTTCTGGCTGGTCCGGCAGTGGGAATGTTTTTTGCGGAACTGGGCGCGGAAGTCATCAAAATTGAACATCCGTCATTACCTGATGTCACGCGTTCATGGAAATTACCTTCCGAAAATGATCAGGATCCGGTTTCAGCTTATTTTTCATCTGTTAATTACCGTAAACAGTATCAAAAGATCGATTTAACTTCTCCGGAAGGAACTGCAGAAATTCGGGCGTTGATCAAAACAGCCGATATTTTGCTGTTGAATTTCAAAAAAGGTGATGACATTAAATTCGGTTTGACAAGTGATGAAATACTTGCCATCAATCCACAGATTTTGATCGGAAAAATAACCGGTTTCGGTGATGATAGTGATCGTGTTGCTTATGATTTGATCTTACAAGCCGAATCAGGATTGATGTCGATGAACGGAACACCTGAGTCGGGGCCCGTGAAAATGCCGGTTGCATTTATTGATGTGCTCGCAGCTCATCACCTAAAAGAAGGTTTATTGGTCGCGTTGATCGAACGCCAGATTTCCGGAAAAGGCCGCGAAGTTTCTGTTTCATTATACGACGCTGCTGTTTCTTCATTGGTAAACCAGGCATCCAATTATCTGATGGAAGGCCAGGTTCCGCAGCGAATCGGGAGCTTACACCCGAACATTGCTCCTTATGGCGAATTGTTTACAACTGATGATCAGAAACAGGTCACGTTTGCTATCGGAAGCAATCGCCATTTTGAAGGATTGTGTACTTTTCTCGGTTTACCCGAACTGATTACTGACGAACGTTTTTCAGCCAATGTGCATCGTGTAAAAAACAGAACTGCTTTGTTTGAAATCCTGCAACCGGTTATTTTACAGTTTGCTTCAGAAAATTTGAATCAGGCCATGCTGGCACAACACATTCCTTTCGGAATTATCCGTTCATTAGATGAAGTTTTTACCGATCCGGTAGCTCAATCGTTGGTGCGAACAGAAGTCATCGACGGGAAAACCACAAAACGTGTTACTTCAATTGCTTTTAAACGCCATGGAAATTAG